Proteins encoded together in one Planctomyces sp. SH-PL14 window:
- the pglZ gene encoding BREX-2 system phosphatase PglZ, whose protein sequence is MSVANPTFSQIRAQVAAIRRSKKPNQARTIGIHSTGRWTGESLNHHGGETYLIRQCDSPLALRLALRTPADTNTITVLLTPLEDSELSDDIRVRLAKQRLVQIEAWQIVRTLFQAQAVDPRLARHRWMADLLLESIPSEGYPAARGAFLDAETVWPLLLRQKLALVADIPDLTALLRWSLTPAAVGQWKHLSEEFRKAATEWLIDSAGPVVGVLLPSMAGWDHPDAVPIGLAAVVLFHPSSTGLLDKAIGKLEGLYLGNRSLPADLMRSWGAAATEVVRAIRHTDADRARQLLARADELLQELGAIDSARLSKTSPAGYDQRLAAYGQHLAEVLRKGSPGSLEKLTAARDEIRDHDYAARESRRLGRVEMALRLVRWLSAQRTAGPGPRSLREAAEDHLTEGGFVDWARLTLVTGDSSAPLSTAYARLFAAVTEVRERQAKQFAGLLVDWTATGSQGDEVLPVERILNEVVAPLAAERPVLVLVVDGMSMAVGRELVTDLLQNGWLPLAEPGRSHNRAGLAALPSITEFSRTSLLCGNLQKGTAEIEKPGFAELPSLVRHCRAGNPPILFHKASLKQADDAGLAKEVRDAIQSSHRRVVGVVVNAIDDYLAKGDQLDINWTQDRLHILPALLDEARTSGRLVVLLSDHGHILDFQTVQRTPDGVSEARGARWKSTVERPQADEFAISGSRVLVDGQRLTAPWSERVRYGGKQHGYHGGLSPQEMVVPVIVLSSSDKLPGAWQLQPVDLPCWWDESLAETPTPTQKTPPLKPQKQSATGTLFDMEAEARPVPAGPVMPNSPDWISRLVKSPVYEQQQALATRGLRDPVLVERILQALDGRGGRMTSLALARALSLPELRVSGLLAQMSRLLNVDGYQVLSYDPASFTIELNHDLLLKQFDLV, encoded by the coding sequence ATGAGCGTCGCCAATCCGACCTTCAGCCAGATCCGTGCCCAGGTGGCCGCGATCCGCAGGAGCAAGAAGCCGAATCAGGCACGGACGATCGGCATTCACTCGACCGGTCGTTGGACTGGTGAGAGCCTGAACCACCACGGAGGGGAGACCTACCTGATCCGGCAATGCGATTCGCCCCTGGCCCTGCGGCTGGCTCTCCGCACCCCGGCGGACACCAATACGATCACGGTCCTGCTGACGCCGCTGGAAGACAGTGAACTGAGCGACGATATCCGGGTTCGACTGGCGAAGCAGAGGCTCGTTCAGATCGAGGCGTGGCAGATTGTGCGGACACTGTTTCAGGCTCAGGCGGTCGATCCACGGCTCGCGCGGCATCGGTGGATGGCGGACCTCCTCCTCGAATCGATTCCGAGTGAGGGATACCCCGCCGCACGGGGTGCCTTTCTCGACGCCGAAACGGTCTGGCCGCTGCTGTTGAGGCAGAAGCTGGCGCTCGTGGCGGACATCCCCGACCTGACCGCCCTGCTGCGGTGGTCCCTGACGCCGGCCGCCGTCGGGCAATGGAAGCACCTGTCGGAGGAGTTCCGTAAGGCTGCGACCGAGTGGCTGATCGACAGCGCCGGACCGGTGGTTGGCGTGTTGCTGCCCTCCATGGCGGGCTGGGACCATCCGGATGCCGTGCCGATCGGATTGGCCGCTGTCGTCCTGTTTCATCCCTCATCGACCGGATTGCTCGACAAGGCGATCGGAAAGCTCGAGGGACTCTACCTGGGCAACCGGAGTCTTCCCGCTGACCTCATGCGAAGCTGGGGGGCGGCGGCGACCGAGGTGGTGCGTGCCATCCGCCACACCGACGCAGACCGTGCACGGCAACTGCTGGCCCGGGCCGATGAACTTCTGCAGGAACTCGGCGCCATCGATTCTGCCCGCCTGAGCAAGACGTCTCCTGCGGGGTATGACCAGCGACTGGCCGCGTACGGACAGCACCTGGCCGAGGTCCTGCGCAAGGGATCCCCGGGCTCGCTCGAGAAGCTCACTGCTGCGCGCGACGAGATTCGGGACCACGACTACGCCGCACGGGAAAGCCGCCGGCTGGGCCGGGTCGAGATGGCGCTCCGTCTTGTCCGATGGCTCTCCGCTCAACGAACGGCCGGGCCCGGCCCGCGCTCGCTACGCGAGGCTGCGGAGGACCACCTGACAGAAGGGGGATTCGTGGACTGGGCCCGCCTCACCCTCGTGACCGGCGATTCCTCCGCCCCGCTCTCCACGGCCTATGCCCGGTTGTTTGCCGCGGTGACCGAGGTTCGGGAACGGCAGGCGAAGCAGTTCGCTGGATTGCTCGTCGACTGGACGGCGACCGGTTCGCAGGGGGACGAGGTTCTGCCGGTCGAACGGATTCTCAACGAGGTTGTGGCTCCGCTAGCGGCCGAGCGCCCGGTGCTCGTGCTGGTTGTCGACGGGATGAGTATGGCCGTCGGACGGGAGCTGGTGACAGACCTCCTGCAGAACGGCTGGCTGCCGCTCGCCGAGCCCGGACGATCTCACAACCGGGCCGGGCTCGCAGCCCTTCCGTCGATCACGGAGTTCTCGCGGACGAGTCTGCTCTGCGGAAACCTGCAGAAGGGTACGGCCGAAATCGAGAAGCCCGGTTTTGCCGAGCTTCCGTCGCTGGTCAGGCACTGCCGTGCCGGGAACCCGCCAATCCTCTTTCACAAGGCGTCGCTCAAGCAGGCCGATGACGCCGGCCTGGCCAAGGAGGTCCGGGACGCGATCCAGTCTTCCCACCGCAGGGTCGTGGGCGTCGTGGTCAACGCCATTGATGACTATCTGGCGAAGGGGGACCAGCTCGATATCAACTGGACGCAGGACAGGCTCCACATTCTTCCGGCCCTGCTCGATGAGGCCCGCACCTCAGGGCGGCTGGTCGTTCTGCTGAGCGATCACGGTCACATTCTCGATTTCCAGACCGTGCAGCGGACTCCTGACGGGGTTTCCGAGGCCCGGGGCGCCCGCTGGAAGTCGACCGTCGAGCGGCCTCAGGCGGATGAGTTTGCGATCAGCGGCTCGCGGGTCCTCGTCGACGGGCAGAGGCTGACGGCACCGTGGAGCGAGCGGGTCCGTTACGGCGGCAAGCAGCACGGATATCACGGGGGGCTTTCGCCCCAGGAAATGGTCGTGCCAGTCATCGTGCTCTCCAGCTCCGACAAGCTCCCGGGCGCGTGGCAGCTCCAGCCGGTCGATCTGCCGTGCTGGTGGGATGAGTCGCTCGCCGAGACCCCGACCCCCACGCAGAAGACGCCTCCCCTAAAGCCTCAAAAACAGTCCGCAACAGGCACCCTGTTTGACATGGAAGCCGAGGCTCGACCCGTCCCCGCCGGACCGGTCATGCCGAACTCGCCGGATTGGATTTCTCGACTCGTGAAGTCCCCGGTTTACGAACAGCAGCAGGCCCTCGCGACGCGCGGCCTGCGGGATCCCGTTCTGGTGGAGCGGATTCTCCAGGCGCTCGATGGACGCGGAGGGAGGATGACCTCGCTCGCACTCGCCCGCGCGTTGTCACTGCCCGAACTGCGGGTGTCGGGGCTGCTGGCACAGATGAGCCGGCTGCTCAACGTGGACGGCTATCAGGTGTTGAGTTATGACCCTGCGTCCTTCACGATCGAGCTGAACCATGATCTGCTCCTCAAGCAGTTTGACCTGGTGTAG
- the brxD gene encoding BREX system ATP-binding protein BrxD: MALSVKRREEIIDALRRGTVPQSSLDTFAVGLERFADVAEEDLNKVAQGGAVFKAIRGEYGCGKTFFVRWLADRARQLGFATAEVQVSETETPLHRLETVYRRLIERLATSGTPQGALRTIIDGWFFTLEEDILAEGTVSADDATALMARTNDLLEQRLANVTRAAPMFSAALRGYREARAAGDHAAAEGLLGWLSGQPNVAAAAKRLGRVKGDIDHFGALSFLQGVLLVLRDSGHPGLLVVLDEVETVQRVRSDVRDKSLNALRQMIDEVDSGRFPGLYLAITGTPTFYEGPQGIQRLEPLAQRLHVDFKTEARFDNPRAIQVRLPAFSLDRLVLVGCKVRDTYQQHAGAPQRIASLCDDSYVRDLAQGVAGKLGGKVGVAPRIFLKKLVADVLDRIDQFSDFDPREHYALTISDTEMTSVERQAMGAGSVDEIELDL; the protein is encoded by the coding sequence ATGGCGCTGAGCGTCAAACGCCGGGAAGAGATCATCGACGCGCTCCGTCGCGGGACCGTGCCGCAGAGCAGCCTCGACACGTTCGCTGTCGGCCTCGAGCGATTCGCGGACGTCGCCGAAGAAGATCTAAACAAGGTCGCCCAGGGGGGGGCGGTCTTCAAGGCGATCCGGGGTGAGTACGGGTGCGGCAAGACGTTCTTCGTCCGGTGGCTGGCGGACCGAGCCCGCCAGCTCGGGTTTGCGACTGCCGAAGTGCAGGTCTCCGAGACGGAGACGCCGCTGCATCGTCTGGAGACGGTTTACCGCCGGTTGATCGAGCGCCTGGCGACTTCAGGGACACCGCAGGGAGCTCTCCGCACGATCATCGACGGCTGGTTCTTCACGCTGGAGGAGGACATCCTCGCCGAAGGAACGGTCTCGGCCGACGACGCCACGGCCCTGATGGCCCGGACGAACGACCTCCTCGAGCAACGGCTGGCCAACGTCACCCGGGCGGCGCCAATGTTCAGTGCCGCCCTCCGGGGCTACCGCGAAGCCCGGGCCGCTGGGGATCACGCGGCGGCGGAGGGACTGCTGGGATGGCTGTCGGGCCAGCCGAATGTCGCGGCGGCTGCCAAGCGGCTGGGGAGAGTGAAAGGGGACATCGACCACTTTGGCGCGCTCAGCTTTCTACAGGGAGTGCTGCTTGTCCTCCGCGATTCCGGTCACCCGGGCCTGCTGGTTGTCCTGGATGAGGTCGAGACAGTACAGCGGGTCCGGAGCGATGTTCGGGACAAGAGCCTCAACGCCCTCCGCCAGATGATCGACGAGGTAGATTCGGGCCGCTTTCCGGGCCTCTATCTGGCGATTACCGGCACCCCGACATTCTATGAGGGTCCCCAGGGGATTCAGCGACTGGAACCGCTCGCCCAGCGACTGCATGTCGATTTCAAGACCGAGGCCCGGTTCGACAATCCCCGGGCGATTCAGGTCCGCCTGCCGGCGTTCAGCCTCGACCGCTTGGTGCTGGTCGGATGCAAGGTCCGGGACACTTACCAGCAGCATGCCGGGGCTCCGCAGCGGATCGCGTCCCTCTGCGACGACAGCTACGTGCGGGATCTCGCACAGGGGGTCGCCGGAAAGCTCGGAGGCAAAGTGGGAGTAGCGCCGCGGATCTTCCTGAAGAAGCTCGTGGCGGATGTGCTGGACCGGATCGACCAGTTTTCCGACTTCGACCCGCGGGAGCATTACGCCCTGACGATTTCGGACACCGAGATGACATCTGTCGAACGCCAGGCC